The genomic DNA GTCTACCAGGGCGGCTATGCCGGGCTGTTCAAGCACGTCTTCGACTTCGTCGACCCGGCCCAGATGATCGGCATGCCGGTGGCGCTGACCGCGACGGGCGGGGGCCTGCGCCACGCCCTGGTGGTCGAGCACGGGCTCCGGCCGCTGTTCGGCTTCTTCGCGGCCCATGTCGCGCCGACCTCGGTCTATGCCGGCTCCGACGACCTCGTGGACGGACGCATCGTCGACGAGACCGTGTCGGTCCGGCTGCGCGCCGCGGCCGCGGAACTATCCGCCCTGCTCGACGTGTCGCGGACGGCCGCCTCCGGCACGTCAGCCTGACGGGAGACTCCCCCGACCTGAGGCGGGCCCTAGATCGATGCGGGACCACGCTCATCCGCGAGGGATCATGTCAGGCTCTCCGCTCACGGCCGGCAAGGCGCCGACCGCGCTGCCCGCCACCTACGTCACGGCGTCCGGACTGCCGCGCTACCACCCGGTGTCGCAGGCGCTGCACTGGCTGAACGCCGCCCTGGTCCTGGCGGTGCTGCCGCTCGCCTGGGTCGCGATCAGCCTGCCGCCGACCCCCGCCAAGGGCAGCA from Methylobacterium radiotolerans JCM 2831 includes the following:
- a CDS encoding NAD(P)H-dependent oxidoreductase; the protein is MKPSRARVVAFSGSAKRPSRTRILVEALGAELGRLRGIDLAVYDLIDAGPGLGATQRDDLSAPAARLIEAIEAADALIVGTPVYQGGYAGLFKHVFDFVDPAQMIGMPVALTATGGGLRHALVVEHGLRPLFGFFAAHVAPTSVYAGSDDLVDGRIVDETVSVRLRAAAAELSALLDVSRTAASGTSA